A window of the Sphaerobacter thermophilus DSM 20745 genome harbors these coding sequences:
- a CDS encoding SDH family Clp fold serine proteinase, whose product MGDILNVVWLIILLQLFVPVLQRQIQTARRRSMIRQIERMRGSRVITIIHRQETMSLLGFPIARYIDIEDSEQVLRAIRLTPEDMPVDVVLHTPGGLVLAAEQIAEALRRHKGRVTVFVPHYAMSGGTLIALGADEIVMDPDAVLGPVDPQLGSPQGGSYPAASILKALEEPNPNRDDQTLILGDMARKALEQVYATTYNLLVKHLPPEEADRAARALSGGQWTHDYPIDVEQARGLGLPVSDKMPREIYALMDLYPQSVQRRPSVEYVPIPYQPQAPRRRERGPRGD is encoded by the coding sequence ATGGGCGATATTCTGAACGTTGTCTGGCTCATCATCCTGCTCCAGTTATTCGTCCCCGTGCTGCAGCGACAGATCCAGACAGCGCGGCGCCGGTCGATGATTCGACAGATCGAGCGGATGCGCGGCTCGCGCGTCATCACGATCATCCACCGCCAGGAAACGATGAGCCTGCTCGGCTTCCCGATCGCCCGCTACATCGACATCGAAGACTCGGAACAGGTACTGCGTGCCATCCGGCTGACGCCGGAGGACATGCCGGTCGACGTGGTGCTCCACACGCCGGGTGGGTTGGTACTGGCAGCCGAGCAGATCGCTGAGGCGCTGCGGCGTCACAAGGGGCGGGTAACGGTCTTCGTCCCGCACTACGCCATGTCTGGTGGGACTCTCATCGCGCTCGGTGCCGACGAGATCGTAATGGACCCCGACGCCGTGCTCGGCCCGGTGGACCCGCAGCTCGGCAGCCCACAGGGCGGCTCCTACCCCGCGGCCTCGATCCTGAAGGCGCTTGAGGAGCCGAACCCGAATCGCGACGACCAGACATTGATCCTGGGTGACATGGCACGCAAGGCGCTCGAGCAGGTCTACGCGACAACATACAACCTGCTGGTGAAGCATCTCCCGCCGGAGGAGGCGGACCGCGCTGCACGCGCCCTGAGCGGCGGACAGTGGACCCACGACTACCCGATCGACGTGGAGCAGGCGCGCGGGCTCGGCCTCCCGGTGAGCGACAAGATGCCGCGGGAGATCTATGCACTGATGGATCTCTACCCGCAGTCGGTGCAGCGGCGGCCCAGTGTGGAGTACGTACCGATCCCGTACCAGCCGCAGGCACCGAGGCGGCGGGAGCGGGGACCGCGGGGCGACTGA